Proteins encoded by one window of Paenibacillus sp. DCT19:
- a CDS encoding sugar ABC transporter substrate-binding protein, whose amino-acid sequence MVKKAIFLMMAALLVFTAACSSGGGTEGSSSDGSVNLRIAWWGSDARHEYTQKVIDLYKEKNPNVKIDVEYASFDDYWKKLAPQAAASQLPDIVQMDISYISQYAQNGQLEDLAPYLGNQIKVDDVSENVISTGVINGKQYGVPAGVNVLGFQYDPALLQKAGVDAIPDNMTWETYEELGKQTADKGLYLDGGVAPDIFFHYFLRTKGLSLYNAEGTGLGYDDDKLFVEFFGLMRRMIEQGAAPTPDIANQTKGIIEESDLVKEKGIGVWQWSNQFVALQQVADRPLAIAPMPGPDMEKGLYMQPSMYWGVTSNSKVKEEAAKFIDFWVNDVEANKLIKGERGVPISGAIKEAIAPELSDATKQVFDFVASMEPKASPMSPPPPVGSPEVISSLADVVEELNFGKITPEQAAETFRKNAESVLANNK is encoded by the coding sequence ATGGTGAAAAAGGCAATATTCCTGATGATGGCTGCTTTGCTCGTTTTTACAGCGGCATGTAGTTCAGGCGGAGGAACAGAAGGTTCATCCTCGGATGGATCGGTTAACCTACGAATCGCTTGGTGGGGTTCAGATGCACGGCATGAATACACACAGAAGGTCATCGACCTGTACAAAGAGAAAAACCCGAATGTCAAAATCGACGTGGAATATGCTTCATTTGATGATTACTGGAAAAAGCTCGCTCCACAAGCAGCGGCAAGTCAATTGCCGGACATTGTGCAGATGGACATCTCTTACATTAGCCAGTATGCACAGAATGGTCAGCTAGAAGATCTGGCTCCTTATCTGGGCAACCAGATCAAAGTAGACGATGTCTCTGAGAATGTTATCAGCACTGGCGTAATTAACGGCAAACAATATGGTGTGCCTGCTGGTGTTAACGTTCTAGGCTTCCAATACGATCCGGCATTGCTTCAAAAAGCAGGTGTGGATGCCATTCCGGATAATATGACTTGGGAAACCTACGAAGAGCTGGGTAAACAAACCGCAGATAAAGGTCTGTATTTGGATGGTGGGGTAGCGCCGGATATCTTCTTCCACTACTTCCTGCGTACGAAAGGACTGTCACTGTACAATGCGGAAGGAACTGGCCTTGGCTATGACGACGATAAATTATTCGTTGAGTTCTTCGGACTTATGCGTCGCATGATTGAGCAAGGTGCAGCGCCGACTCCAGATATCGCGAACCAAACTAAAGGCATTATTGAAGAATCCGATCTGGTGAAAGAAAAAGGAATCGGTGTATGGCAATGGTCGAATCAGTTCGTGGCCTTGCAACAAGTAGCTGACCGTCCACTTGCAATTGCACCAATGCCAGGTCCTGATATGGAAAAAGGTCTTTATATGCAGCCAAGTATGTATTGGGGTGTAACGTCCAACTCGAAAGTAAAAGAAGAAGCGGCTAAATTCATCGATTTCTGGGTGAACGATGTAGAAGCTAACAAATTGATCAAAGGTGAGCGCGGTGTGCCTATCTCTGGAGCAATCAAAGAAGCGATTGCACCTGAACTGAGCGACGCAACCAAACAAGTATTTGATTTCGTAGCATCGATGGAGCCAAAAGCTTCTCCAATGAGCCCGCCACCACCAGTAGGTTCACCTGAAGTAATCTCATCCCTAGCAGATGTTGTTGAAGAACTGAACTTTGGCAAAATCACACCAGAGCAAGCGGCAGAGACATTCCGTAAAAATGCTGAATCTGTCCTAGCCAACAATAAATAA